In Nitrosopumilus sp., one DNA window encodes the following:
- a CDS encoding Lrp/AsnC ligand binding domain-containing protein — protein sequence MQAYILINCVTGSESRIISELKELLEIIEINGIWGKYDIFVKVKTSDLNGVEQIIKRLRNHPDITDTFTMHVLYGQGGSIDEDE from the coding sequence ATGCAAGCCTACATTCTAATTAATTGCGTTACTGGTAGTGAATCTCGAATAATTTCTGAATTAAAAGAATTACTTGAAATTATTGAAATTAATGGTATTTGGGGCAAATATGATATTTTTGTTAAAGTTAAAACATCTGATCTTAATGGAGTAGAACAAATCATCAAAAGACTAAGAAATCATCCTGACATTACTGACACATTTACTATGCATGTATTGTATGGTCAGGGTGGAAGTATAGATGAAGACGAATAA
- a CDS encoding tetratricopeptide repeat protein, producing MKLLLILTILGVISAIPTALALTNLEESKYLDNFTRLNQEKKFDDAIIELEKILEVEPDNVNALNKKGNVLLLQGKYVNALQNFERAYTIEPMNFDSINGIGNAYYNLDRYDDAIKQFEHVLKKDRRNIDALLGSGNVLLKVEQYDDAILFFNIVLKIDPNNLSALLGNANALLSINQYKLSLNLYDMVLGIDLDNIEALNGKGQVYLELNQYEQSRIAFLAAQEVEPENITTLLGIAELNFLEEKNIKSQKIYEKILSIDPDNTQALIGEASVLVELGRYDEALEYFDEALEVDPYNIDAINGKDMIMEDRVNNSLDLILLVTIIGSITSVISFFVVLFKIRENADLKSKLAISNEQIEDLVDKMMKNMAKSKPKDHL from the coding sequence ATGAAATTATTGTTAATTTTAACAATTTTAGGCGTAATTTCAGCTATTCCTACGGCATTAGCGTTAACAAACTTGGAAGAAAGTAAGTATTTAGATAATTTCACTCGTCTTAATCAAGAAAAGAAATTTGACGATGCCATAATTGAGTTAGAGAAAATACTAGAAGTTGAACCAGATAACGTTAATGCACTAAATAAAAAAGGAAATGTTCTACTATTACAAGGAAAGTATGTCAATGCTTTACAAAATTTTGAAAGAGCGTATACCATAGAACCAATGAATTTTGATTCCATAAATGGAATTGGAAATGCATATTATAATTTAGACAGATATGATGATGCCATTAAACAATTTGAGCATGTATTAAAGAAAGATCGTAGAAACATTGATGCTTTGCTAGGAAGTGGAAATGTGTTATTAAAAGTAGAACAATACGATGATGCCATCTTATTCTTCAACATTGTTTTAAAAATAGATCCAAACAATCTATCAGCTCTTTTAGGAAATGCAAATGCTCTGCTGTCAATTAATCAATACAAATTATCATTAAATTTGTACGACATGGTTCTTGGAATAGATTTAGACAACATAGAGGCTCTAAACGGGAAAGGTCAAGTATATCTAGAATTAAATCAATATGAACAATCAAGAATTGCTTTTTTGGCAGCACAAGAAGTAGAACCTGAAAATATTACTACATTACTCGGAATAGCAGAATTAAATTTCTTGGAAGAAAAAAATATCAAATCTCAAAAAATTTATGAAAAAATTCTTTCAATTGATCCTGATAATACACAGGCATTAATTGGAGAAGCATCAGTTCTGGTAGAATTAGGAAGATATGATGAGGCTCTAGAATATTTTGATGAAGCTTTAGAAGTGGATCCCTACAACATAGATGCAATAAATGGAAAAGACATGATTATGGAGGACAGGGTGAACAATTCCCTTGATCTTATTCTTTTAGTCACCATTATTGGAAGTATAACCTCAGTAATTTCATTTTTTGTGGTTTTGTTCAAAATTAGAGAAAATGCAGATTTAAAATCAAAATTAGCCATATCTAATGAACAGATTGAGGATTTGGTAGATAAAATGATGAAAAATATGGCTAAATCAAAACCCAAAGATCATTTGTAA